The nucleotide sequence TCCAGGCCGGCAAGGTGCGTTACCTGGGGCTGTCCGAGGCTGCGGCGGACACCCTGCGCAAGGCCTGCGCCGTGCATCCCATCGCCGCGTTGCAGACCGAGTACTCCCTGTGGACCCGCGACCCTGAAAACGGTCTGCTGGACGCCTGCCGCGAACTCGGTGTGAGCTTCGTTCCCTACAGCCCGCTGGGGCGTGGATTCCTCACCGGCCGCTTCCAACGCATCGAGGATCTGGACGAGGACGACTGGCGGCGCTACAACCCGCGCTTCACGGGCGAGAACTTCCAGCGCAACCTGCACCTGGCGGATACCGTCAAGGCCATGGCCGAAGAAAAAGGCTGTACGCCGGCGCAGCTGGCACTGGCCTGGGTGCTGGCACAGGGCGAGGACATCGTGCCCATCCCCGGCACCCGGCATGTGAAG is from Gammaproteobacteria bacterium and encodes:
- a CDS encoding aldo/keto reductase, producing GVGANEELVGHAIKDRRDQVVLATKFGNVRGPNGEFKGVDGSPEYVHQACDASLMRLGVDHIDLYYQHRVDPNTPIEDTVGAMAELVQAGKVRYLGLSEAAADTLRKACAVHPIAALQTEYSLWTRDPENGLLDACRELGVSFVPYSPLGRGFLTGRFQRIEDLDEDDWRRYNPRFTGENFQRNLHLADTVKAMAEEKGCTPAQLALAWVLAQGEDIVPIPGTRHVKYLEDNLGVLDVQLSDADLQRLDQAFPFGAASGERYPEQGMQAVNL